ACGGGTGGCACTCCGCCGCAATGTGTGCAATAATTTACTCTTGCCCGGAGTAAATGAACCCTTTTATGCTGTCCGCCATCCGGCGGCCGGCGCCGGCAGAACGAGTTGTGCATCGGCGATAGCGCAGAAGATAATGACGGCGGCGACATTCATGTTCGCCAGACGGGCAGGCTGCGAAGAGGATCGTGACGTCGAGTGAGGCCGGGGACGGGCCGCCTGAAGCCACGGGAAAGCATGACGGCCGCAGAGTGCCATGACCGGGAGGCGTGGCGGGCAGGTGATATTTTTTCCGGAATGCGGACGGGAGATCAGAGATCAGGAGGTGATGATCCGACAGAGCGATACTTATACTCCTGAATGCACAATCCCTAGCCAGACACAAACGGAGGACGGACGCTGATGGTTCCATTCGATCTTCTGGCAAACGATACGGTGGCAGCGTTCGCCATCCCCGTACTCATATTCCTTGCGCGCGTGGCCGACGTCACATTCGGGACGATGCGCATCATCTTCGTGTCCCGGGGTCTCAAGATGGTCGCACCCGTGCTTGCGTTCTTCGAGATCCTCATCTGGCTCCTTGCCATCGGACAGGTCTTTTCAAACCTTACGAACGTCGCAAATTACCTTGCCTATGCAGGGGGATTCGCACTGGGCAACTTCGTAGGAATACTGGTCGAGGAAAAAGTTGCAATGGGGCTGGCGCTTGTCCGGATCATTACCCAGTACGATGCCTCGGAGCTGCTCGGGGAGCTGAAATCCGGCGGTTTCGGCATGACCGTCATCAATGCCGAGGGAAAGCACGGGCAGGTGAAGCTGATCTTTGCGGTCGTCAAGCGAAAAGAGATCCCCGATGTTCTCAATCTCGTAAATACCTATAATCCAAACTCCTTTTATACCATCGAGGATGTGCGCTCCGCTTCCGGAGGCGTGTTTTCCGGAACCGTGAAGAAACACCCACGGCGGGGAGTGTTCCGGTTCTCACGAAAAGGAAAATAGAGGAATCCCGCAGCCGCTTATTCCTGCGGCTTTTTGCGGGAAAATCCGTTGATTTCGCAGCTCGGGCCGCATTCGGATGAGTTTTTGTCGACAACGCGGTAGGCGTTTGCGAGAACGGAGGAATTTGCAAGAAGTCCCGCTATCAGCACCACTTCCAGTATCTCATCCCGGGTCGCTCCCTTGCTCATCGCAGACGTCATGTGGTACTCCACGCAATGGGTGCACCCGAGTGCGGCCCCGACGGCAAGACTGATCAGTTCGACGTACTTGGGATCGATGGTGCTCGTATGCGTAACCGAATCCTTGTAAAGAAGGTGCGAAACGAGCACTTCGGGCCGCTGCGCCATTCGCTGAAAGATGAGCGGCACGGCACCGAATTCATCCTCGATCTCGCGAAGCCACCGGGACGCGGTCTTGTCTGCACCCCGGTCGATTATTTCCTGTAAGATATCGTCAAACTCCACACATCCACCACACTGATTTCCGAGGACGTATCTCTCATGGTAGTGTCTGCCGGGTAAAATATGGCACTATACCATGATGTTGGTCTCGGAAAAAGGTCGTATCTTGATCCATATGTACGTGCGCATTCGTGACGGCAGCACGTCCGCCACATCCCCGAGAGTGATGCCCTCGTCGACCTCCAGCATACGAAGTGTGTCGGCGGAGGTTTCGTACGGAATCTTCACCCGAAGCCCGGCAATCTGTACGGTGATCGGAGTGGGATGTGTCGAGGCTGCCGTGATCTGCATCGCCTCGTCGATGACGGTCATCAGCCTCGCGGGCGAGACCGAGAGCGGGTCCTTGGCAATCTCATCGCGGCGCGCATCCAGCACACGCGCGACCTCGTCGACAAGCGTGTCGAGATGCTCGATCTCACCCTCCTGCTTCTTCATCCGGTGTGCAAGCCTGCCGATGCTCCCCACGTACCCCTCCACCGGCGGATCGATGATCGCTTTCAGGCGGTCGGTGGAGGGCGCCCCGGTGACGATGATGGGGACCGTGATACCGCGCCTGAGAGCCGGAAACTTGTGGCGGATGCACTCTTCGAAGTTGCCGAGAAGGAAGACGGCGCAGTCGTGTTCGTTGATCACATCCCGCTCCTCGATAGTCAGGTTCGCAATCCGTTTGCCGAATCCCCGGGCGAGGCCCACCATGTTGGTCTTGGCGCCGACACGCCGGAAATATTCTGCAACATCGCAGGAGGAGTGCGGAAGATGGTGGATTTCGAGACTCGGGCTGACGACCGCAATCTCAGCGCCGACGAGCGGGGCCTCGATCACCTCGCCTGTAAGCGGCCGGGCGATCCTCCGGATCAGCTCGATATCTTCACGGGGAACAAGGGACTGGAGAATGACGTCCTGTGCAATCGTGTGCTTCTGTACGATATATCCGCCGAGATCCTCGATCAGGTCGACGATTTCGTCATGGCGATAGACGCCCCCCTTGTACGTTACCGGCACCAGCGTCATTCGCTCACCCCGATCAGCCGGAACTTCTCCGCAACCAGCGTCCGCAGAACATCCTCATCCAGCGTGTTTTCGCTGGCGACATAGAAGAACTGCTCCTCCTTCACCCATTCCCGCCGTACCTTGAATCCCTCGGGGGCGATATACTGGAGGGCATAGATGATATCCTTGTACAGGTGCTCGCTCGGGTTAAAGACGACGAGATTTTCAATCTCCCGCGCATCCATCCCGGGTGAGGTAATAACCACGGTGAAACGGTCCGGCTGGTCAACGGTGTCGCGGCCGTACCGGTCCCAGAGCAGCGTGAGCATCTCCGAAAGATGCGTCTCGTCGGCGATATCGAGGACAATCCGATCCCCATCCGCCAGCACGTTCGCGATATCACCGAGGCGGACGAGCCGGGGCAGTTTGCGGGTCAGGCCCACCGCAAGAAAGAGGGGGATTTCGGGGTCGATGTAGATATGCAGCCGTCCTATCACCTTCAGGAGATCGAGATCCTGCAGGATATGCTCCGCTATCGCACGGTATGCTTCGCCGCCCACCGGTTCGGGGCTTTCGACCTCGAAATACTCAAGCGCCTTCACCGGAATCGCCCCTGATAAAACCTGATGCAAGCAGTGCCGAGCCCACCGATCCGATGTACTGGGAGTGCGGAGGGACGACGATCTTCGTCTGGAGCAGTTTGCCCATCTCGTGAACGAGCCCCTCGATAAGCGACGTTCCGCCCACCATAATGACCGGCTCCTTGATGTCGACCTCCTGCAGCTGCTGCTCGAAGACCTGTTCCGCGACGCTGTGGCAGGCGGCTGCGGCGACATCCTCTGCGGAACTGCCGGCTGCAAGGGCATTGACGAGGCTCTGGGTGCCGAAGACGATGCAGTAGCTGTTCATGGGCACCTCCCCCGACAGCCCTTTCATGGCAAGCGGCCCGAGCTCGGTGATATCGACACCGAGCCGCTTTGCCGTCATCTCGAGAAACCGCCCGCTTGCCCCGGCACAGATGCCGCCCATGGTAAATGTGCCGGGAATGCCGTCCTGGACGGAGATCGCCTTGTTGTCCATGCCGCCGATATCAATGACCGTTGCCTCGCCGCGCTGCCGGTCGGCAAGGAAGACCGCACCCTTGGAGTTGACGGTCAGTTCCTCCTGGATGAGATCGGCTCCGATTTTTTCCCCGATGAGAAAACGCCCGTATCCGGTGGTGCCTGTCGCCTCGAGGTCGTTCCGCGCCACTCCCGCCTCCTCGAGCGCGGTTTTGATGACGTCTTCGGCGCTCCCGAGAACGTTTGTGGTGGGCGCCCAGCCGGCGCCGATGATCCGGTTGTCCTGCATGACAATCGCCTTTGTCGTCGAAGATCCGGAATCGACGCCCATCGTGAGCCCCTCCTGCACTTCCCGGGCGAGCAGGGCACGGCGCCGGGCAATCGTGGTGAGCGCCTCCATCCGGGTGAGGAGCGTGCCCGACGTGGTGCGTTCCGTAAACGAGTAGGAGACAACCGGCAGGTCGGAGTTTTCATGAATATACCGCCTGAGCTCGTTCCTGACAATCGCCGCCTCGGCACAGCGGAAGCAGGTGGCGATGAAAACCGCGTCCGCATCCACCCGTCCCTCGACAAGGGCCTTTGCCCGGGCGATGGCAAGCCGGAGATCGGCACTCCTCGCCTCCAGGCCGAAAGCACCGTATGATTCCCGTATGTCGTTGAGCGTGACGTCGGGGAAGAACATCTCCGCATTCACCGCAGCCGCAGCGTCGTAAATCTCCTTCTGCACTCCCGAATGCTCCGGCCCGCAGGAGAGCTGGGCGACACGAACGGGCTGGCTCATGGTTCGCCCCCGGAAAGATCCGAAAGAAACGCCTTAATCGCGGCCACGAACGCCACACCGTCCTCATCACAGGAAGGATACACGAGATCGAGCACGGGAACACCCCTTTTCCGGATCAGATATTTGACGAGCTCGTTTGTTCGCGCGCACCCCATGCACCCGAATGCGAGATCGGCGTCGTTGACGATGATCGCCGCATCCGCCTCTTCGATGAGCGGACCGAAGAGGGACATGCGTCCGCGGACTCCCGACGGCACTTCAACCGCCGCATATTTCAGTCCGCGTTTCGGATCGTCGGCGGTCATCTGGAGCGGCGGCGAGTCGAGGCCGGGACTCTGGATATGTTCCCGGACGGCGACCGCCGCCCCAAGGGGCGAATGCCCCCACCGCTCCACCATATCGGAAAGAATGAGGCTCGTTGCGGGATAAATAAAGACTTTTGCCATTTTAGGGCTCCTCTGCATCGATGATCTTTTTCAGGCGTTTCACATCCAGACGTGTTGTGTAAAGTTTCTTCGGGGGCGCCTCGGGAGCCGGGAGCCCGTCCTTTTCACAGGCTGCGATCCGGTCGAGGCCGCGGGAGATGTAGCGGAGAAGCGCAACTTCGAACTCATGCCCGTAATACCCCGGGCGGGCACCTCCCAGGTTCGCCCTGCACCGCCGCGGGTCGCCGGGAGGAAAACCCCGGTCCTTGACAAAGATGTGGGAGGGGTCCAGCGTCCGGAGCTCCGCGATAACCCTCGCCACCTCATCCGGCATTCCGGTAATCTGCAGCCCGAAACAGGTCTCTTTAATCATCAGGCCGCGGGAAATTTCGTATGCACGGATTGACAGGTTCTGGGGGGTGATATCAGGCGAATCGACGAATACGTATTTCGTGACCGTACCGACGTGGGTCGGGGTGTACAGGGTCATGATTCGACCTCCCTGATAAAAACGACTTTCCCTTCCTTAAAGGCCTTCAGCTTCTCCGGTTCCAGTATCGTGCCGATGATGTTCGTGCCTTCAAACGGTTCGCTCGTCGGCCCGAACTCACGGTTTGCCGTCGTGCGCACACCCACTATCCCGGTGGCTTTCCGGGAATCGTTGGTCATGGCAAGAGTATTGGCCGGCACTTCCCCTGAGGGCAGGTTTTCAAGGTTGATCTTCGTGCCCGTGGCCATGTCGGGTTTGAAGAGGTAGACGTCCTCGAACGTATAAAGAATCGGCAGCATGCCGACGTTGTGCAGTTTGAGCCCGCTGACCGTGCGGAAGATCTTGCAGGTCGCGGGTGCGCGCTCGTCGTCAAGACGAACGGCAATTACGTCGGCAAGGGGCACCGTCATCAGGCGGGCGGCACCGGCGGCGAGCACTTCAAGCGTGGTGGGGGGGTCCTGGCCGATCACCACCCGCTCCCCCGACCTCTCATCCACGGAGAGCCTTATCCCGCGCTCCGCTGCACGCGCTTCCGCTTCGTTAAGTGCCATTCCGAGGAATTCAAGCCGGGGGGGTTCCGACTGTACGCAGAGCTGCTCTCCCTCCCCGGCGAACCTGATAAGCTCGATGCCGTGTGCCACACGCCCGACGACGGTGTGGGCGGCACTGCCGGGCGTGTCGGTTGTATAGATATAGACGCATCCCCGGCAGGTGCCGCGGGTGCGGACGGTAACCGTGCCCTCAAGGCGCGACGCCCGCTTCTGAAACGGCGTATCGGTTCCGCCCAGCCGGTCGTCACGGACATGCGTGCTTGCGGATCTTCCGATGGAAAACCGTCCTCCTTCGAGAGCAAGAAGGAGGTGCTCAACACTCTCCGCCACCGTCGTGTCCGTCCCGGAGGGAGAAATCCCCTCGGCAATCACGCGAACATGGCTGATGACCTGCATGCCGTCCTCAAGGGGTACCGACCGATCCGTCGTCGTAAATGCCCGGCTCCTGTCCTCGCGGCTCATGATCCGCTCGACGCACTCTATCCGGTCCCCGGCGGACCACCGCGCCAGCACACTCTTCCCGCTTACAACGCGGCCGATTACGCCCCCGCCCGAAGCGGCGCCGTAGTCGGCGTTGTGCTTCATCCGGGAAAAAATAAAATACGACCGTCCCGGGTCATATCCGCCGCAGCCGAGGATGACGTCACCCTCTGCGTACTGCTCCGGCACCCGTGCCGGCCGGATCTCCGAGGGAAACGGGCCGAACGCTACCGAGTACCGGTCGGCCCAGCCGAGCGGGAGTCCGGCGCCCTCATCCCCGCTCTCACAGGCGGGAAGGATAAAGAGTGCACCGGACTTTTCGGTTGCCGGGAGTTCGATCACCACCTCGCCGGCAGTCGTGGATACCCGGAGCGAGCGCGTTTCAGCCGCTTCCTCCTCTCCGGGACGGATAACGGCGACCGAACACGCAGTATCGAGTCCGGGCACTATGTCCTGCAGGGTCGTCCCCTCCGCCATCTCCAGCCTCGTGCCGTCGAGGTGGATGATCAATGCCCTCACCTCAGTTCTCCGTCGCTTTCGCCATTATCTGGCGCTCTTCGGCGGAAAGATGTGACAATACCTCTTCGGTCGGTCCTATTTTTACGATTTTGCCCCCGCGCATGAGAGCAAGACGGTCACAGATATCCTTGACAAATTCCATGTCGTGGGAGACCACGATGAATGTTTCGTCCATCTCCTCGCGAGCATGCATGATGGAGTGTTTTACATCGATCTTCGTGATGGGATCCATGGTCCCGGTCGGTTCGTCGAGCAGGATGAAGCGCGGCTCCCGGATCAGCACCTGCGCGAGCGCAACACGGTGCTTTTCCCCCTCGGAAAGCTGCGAGGGATACCGATCGAGAACGGCACCGCTCTTTTCTTCCGGAAACCCTGCCATTCGAAGCGTAATCTGGGCCTTCCTGATTGCAAGCTCCTTCGGGAATTCGAGCCCGATTGCATCGGTGAGATTGTCAAGAACCGTGCGGTGCGGATAGAGATCGTATTCCTGGTGTAAGAGACCGATATACCCTTTCGCCCTTCCGCGGTTCTGGATGCCGGGCTTTGTCATGTCGATCCACTCTTCACCGATGCGGACGTTCATCTCGCCGCTCGTGGGTTCGATGATGCCCGCGATAATGCGCGACATTGTGGTTTTTCCGGCGCCCGACGTGCCGATGATGCCGAAAATTTCCCGTTCCGCCACATCGAAGGAGACGCCGTTCACTGCCTTGACGACACCCCGGTCGACAGAGATGAACCGTTTTGTCACGTCCCGGGCAATCAGCACCTTCTCCCCGAGTTCCGCTGTCTCGAACGTCTCCGTATCGTCGGCCTTCTCCATGAACGTCCTGATGATCTCGGCGGGGCTTCCGATTTTGACGATGTTCCCTTCCTCGAGCAGGATGGCGCGGTCACAGATATCTTCGACAACCTGTGAGAAGTGCGACGTGACAAGCATGCCCATACTGTTCGTTTCCGCCGCCGTATTCAGCATATCATGGACAATCGTGGCGGTCCTCGGATCAAGGGTACCCGTGGGCTCGTCCGCGCACAACAGGAACGGCTCCTTCGCGAGCTGCCGGGCAAGAACAACGCGCTGCTTTTCGCCTCCCGACAGGTCGCGGGCGATATGCATCATCCGGTGGGACAGGCGCACCTCGTCGAGAAGATCAGCAGCCCGGTTCACCGCATTCTGGCCGGGATATCCGATATCGTCCAGAGCGTGCAATACGTTTTCGATAACCCTGTCGTCGCCGTAGAGTGCGAAAGTACGCTGAAACATGATCGCAGTCCGGCGCATTATCCGGCGTTTGAGCTGCTCGTTCTCTTCCGACCACAAATCGACGTCAGTCGCCCTGAGCGCTCCGCCGCACTTCGGGCAGGCGGAACCTGCTGCGCTCGGGACATCCAGATACGAGCACCCGTCACAGATCGCCACATGATAACGGACGGTACCGCTCGTCGGGGGCTGATCCACCCCGCGGATCAGGTGCATCAGGACGGTTTTCCCGGCACCGCTTCTCCCGATGATACCGAGTATCTCACCTTCATCCATCTGAAAAGAAACGTCGTTGAGAACTCTGTTGCCGTTAAATTCCATGCAAAGGTTTTCAACCGTGAGTAAAGGAGCCATGCATTTCCTCTTCACTGTATTGTTGTGGTCGTATCATATTATTCTTTATATCGGTACATCGGGTGTGCGGCTTTTATTTTTTCAGCGATGCGACGATATCCACGACCTCCGTCACTTTCGTGATGACATGATCGGCGGCATCATAGAGAGGGGAGGGTTTTTTCCCCGACTGCTGTTCGGAGAGGATGGCAAGATCTGCGGTGTACATAGCGTTGAGATCGTTGATCCCGTCCCCTACCATCACGACCGTATCGTACTGCGTCCTGAGATCATCCACGACCTGCGCCTTGATTGCCGGAGTCGCTACGCCATGGACGTTGTCGTGCGGAATTCCAAGATAGTCGGCTATGCGGACGAGTTTGTCGGTGCGGTCTCCGGAGGCGATATAGGTCGCCACTCCCATCTCCTGCAGCCTTCGGATGGTGGATCTCGCACCCGGAAAGGGACGGCCGCCCGAGGTGATGACAAACTCGATTCCGCCGAGGACGAGGTTGATCATGACACCGCTTGCCATGGCGACAACGGCTTCCTTCCGGCAGCTCTTCCAGACCATCCGGATGCAGTCCTGCAGATCGCCGATGTGCGCTCTCCTGTCGTCGGCGAGTGCGGCCTTCACCTGATCCCCGGTGACGACCTGACAGGAGCATGCGATGCCGAACGGCGTGTGGTGCTCTGTGATATACGACGAGAGCAGCGTTTCGGGAGCGGCGTCGATGATGTCCCGGGAATGGACATAGAGCGTGACGAGGGCACGGCCCTCGCAGGCGTATGCCAGCGTCGTCGTCTCGATATCCACCATTATCGAGTCCTGGATGAGGTCCTTTGCAACCCGATACGTATGGAGGAGGGTGCCTGCACTGTCAAACACTACTGCAACCGACATGGTCTCTTTCCGCCTGTATGTGCTATATACCGTGACACCTTATCATTGAATCGCATGAGTCTTGCCGATACGGCTGAAAAAATCGCCGGCATGGAAATTCGCGGTGCAGGACGGATTGCCCGGGCCGGAGCGCTGGCACTGAAGGCCCACGCCGCCACCGTGGATACGCACAATCGTGACGCCTTCGTCGCCGAGATGCACCGGGCGGCAGACATCCTGCTTGCCACGCGGCCGACCGCCGTCTCGCTCCCGAACGCCCTTCACTTCGTACTGAAGGATCTCCCCGGGGCAGCCACGACAGGGGAAGCACGCGATCTCATTTCCCGGCGGGCTGACACCTTCGTCGCCAACTCGGAAGAGGCGCTCGGCCGCATCGCCGCGTTCGGAGCACGCCACATCAGGGACGGCGATACGATCATGACGCACTGCAACTCG
The Methanoculleus sp. SDB DNA segment above includes these coding regions:
- a CDS encoding methyl coenzyme M reductase system component A2, translated to MAPLLTVENLCMEFNGNRVLNDVSFQMDEGEILGIIGRSGAGKTVLMHLIRGVDQPPTSGTVRYHVAICDGCSYLDVPSAAGSACPKCGGALRATDVDLWSEENEQLKRRIMRRTAIMFQRTFALYGDDRVIENVLHALDDIGYPGQNAVNRAADLLDEVRLSHRMMHIARDLSGGEKQRVVLARQLAKEPFLLCADEPTGTLDPRTATIVHDMLNTAAETNSMGMLVTSHFSQVVEDICDRAILLEEGNIVKIGSPAEIIRTFMEKADDTETFETAELGEKVLIARDVTKRFISVDRGVVKAVNGVSFDVAEREIFGIIGTSGAGKTTMSRIIAGIIEPTSGEMNVRIGEEWIDMTKPGIQNRGRAKGYIGLLHQEYDLYPHRTVLDNLTDAIGLEFPKELAIRKAQITLRMAGFPEEKSGAVLDRYPSQLSEGEKHRVALAQVLIREPRFILLDEPTGTMDPITKIDVKHSIMHAREEMDETFIVVSHDMEFVKDICDRLALMRGGKIVKIGPTEEVLSHLSAEERQIMAKATEN
- a CDS encoding haloacid dehalogenase gives rise to the protein MSVAVVFDSAGTLLHTYRVAKDLIQDSIMVDIETTTLAYACEGRALVTLYVHSRDIIDAAPETLLSSYITEHHTPFGIACSCQVVTGDQVKAALADDRRAHIGDLQDCIRMVWKSCRKEAVVAMASGVMINLVLGGIEFVITSGGRPFPGARSTIRRLQEMGVATYIASGDRTDKLVRIADYLGIPHDNVHGVATPAIKAQVVDDLRTQYDTVVMVGDGINDLNAMYTADLAILSEQQSGKKPSPLYDAADHVITKVTEVVDIVASLKK
- a CDS encoding alkylhydroperoxidase; translated protein: MEFDDILQEIIDRGADKTASRWLREIEDEFGAVPLIFQRMAQRPEVLVSHLLYKDSVTHTSTIDPKYVELISLAVGAALGCTHCVEYHMTSAMSKGATRDEILEVVLIAGLLANSSVLANAYRVVDKNSSECGPSCEINGFSRKKPQE